The following are from one region of the Sphingomonas sp. J315 genome:
- a CDS encoding phytanoyl-CoA dioxygenase family protein, with translation MRLRGVAALADILGEQGSIGSQIARFVRRVLCPVRAILFDKTATTNWALAWHQDRTICVRGRRDVAGFGPWTVKSGLLHVAPPFDLLERMVTVRIHLDDVPADNAPLLIAPGSHRFGLVREERIDAVVAECGVQVCTALAGDIWVYATPILHASDAVATPRRRRVLQVDYAGFDLPEGLQWSGI, from the coding sequence TTGCGGCTCAGGGGCGTCGCGGCGCTCGCCGACATCCTCGGGGAACAGGGTTCGATCGGATCGCAGATCGCGCGATTTGTCCGGCGCGTGCTTTGCCCTGTACGCGCAATCCTGTTCGACAAAACTGCGACAACCAACTGGGCGCTCGCCTGGCATCAGGACCGGACGATCTGCGTGCGCGGGCGTCGCGACGTCGCCGGTTTTGGCCCGTGGACCGTCAAGTCGGGGCTGCTGCACGTTGCGCCGCCCTTCGACCTGCTCGAACGGATGGTCACCGTCCGCATCCACCTCGACGATGTTCCGGCGGATAACGCGCCGTTGCTGATCGCACCGGGATCGCATCGCTTTGGGCTGGTGCGCGAGGAGCGGATCGACGCGGTGGTCGCGGAGTGCGGGGTTCAGGTCTGCACCGCACTGGCGGGCGACATCTGGGTCTATGCAACCCCGATCCTGCACGCGTCGGACGCGGTCGCAACGCCGCGCCGGCGACGGGTATTGCAGGTGGATTATGCCGGGTTCGACTTGCCCGAGGGGCTCCAATGGTCAGGTATCTGA
- a CDS encoding spermidine synthase has translation MTPREVIGVAEVPGGEPLRLVRHGRDFIIMLERNELMSSRMSGSEEALAEMTLDRLSDPASARLLIGGYGMGFTLRAALKRLGPKGWACVVELVPGIIEWARGPMAELADGCLDDPRTQLVMGDVGAEIARSRGSWEAILLDVDNGPDGLTRDANNGLYTMRGLERARTALAPGGVLAVWSAGPDPAFTRRMRDAGFAVEEVQVRARQNGKGPRHVIWFGTKR, from the coding sequence ATGACGCCTCGCGAAGTGATCGGTGTGGCCGAGGTGCCGGGCGGGGAACCGTTGCGGCTGGTGCGGCATGGCCGTGACTTCATCATCATGCTCGAGCGCAACGAGCTGATGTCGAGCCGGATGAGCGGATCGGAAGAGGCGTTGGCGGAGATGACGCTGGACCGGTTGAGCGATCCGGCGTCGGCGCGGCTGCTGATTGGCGGCTATGGCATGGGGTTTACGTTGCGTGCGGCGCTCAAGCGGCTGGGGCCGAAGGGGTGGGCGTGCGTGGTCGAGCTGGTGCCGGGCATCATCGAGTGGGCGCGCGGGCCGATGGCGGAGCTGGCCGACGGCTGTCTGGATGATCCGCGCACGCAGCTGGTGATGGGCGATGTCGGCGCGGAGATCGCGCGCAGTCGGGGCAGCTGGGAGGCGATCCTGCTGGATGTCGACAATGGCCCGGACGGGCTGACGCGCGACGCCAATAACGGGCTGTACACGATGCGCGGGCTGGAGCGGGCGCGGACGGCGCTGGCGCCAGGTGGGGTGCTGGCGGTGTGGTCGGCGGGGCCGGACCCGGCCTTTACGCGGCGGATGCGCGATGCCGGGTTTGCGGTGGAAGAGGTGCAGGTGCGGGCGCGACAGAACGGCAAGGGGCCGCGCCACGTGATCTGGTTCGGCACGAAACGCTGA
- a CDS encoding DUF2793 domain-containing protein, with protein sequence MTATARFALPLLHAGQAQKEMFHNEALVQVDLLLHPAVKDVGLDSPPATPEPGDAWIVGEEPTGAWSDHARAIAVWTDGGWWFTTPRPGVALWSETHGKPVRYDAGAGWQIGVIAASRIEIGGTQIVGGQCDAIAAPTGGATIDDAARAAIAAILDALREHGLIASDEL encoded by the coding sequence ATGACAGCGACCGCGCGATTCGCCCTTCCGCTCCTGCACGCCGGACAGGCGCAAAAGGAAATGTTCCACAATGAGGCACTCGTCCAGGTCGACCTGCTGCTGCACCCGGCGGTGAAGGATGTCGGGCTCGACAGCCCGCCAGCGACGCCGGAGCCGGGCGATGCATGGATAGTCGGCGAGGAACCGACCGGTGCCTGGAGCGACCATGCCCGAGCCATCGCCGTCTGGACCGATGGCGGTTGGTGGTTCACAACGCCGCGGCCGGGCGTTGCGCTATGGTCCGAAACCCATGGGAAGCCGGTGCGCTATGACGCTGGAGCGGGGTGGCAGATCGGCGTGATCGCCGCCAGCCGGATCGAGATTGGCGGAACCCAGATTGTCGGTGGCCAATGCGACGCGATCGCCGCCCCGACGGGCGGTGCGACCATCGACGACGCGGCACGCGCTGCGATCGCGGCGATCCTCGACGCGCTGAGGGAACACGGCCTGATCGCTAGCGACGAACTGTGA
- a CDS encoding NRDE family protein, protein MCVLALAWGMHPNWVLVAAGNRDERHARATAPLSRWMARGPVIGGRDLEAGGTWLAVNEAGRLAAVTNVRGEAAYPGKLSRGALVTDMLAGHEPEDLDAYNPFNLIAVDRDGPLYLSNRPDPVRRPLSPGMHGLSNGLFDTLWPKTIRVQMGLRAWLEAGSSALEPLFAVLADERPAGAAERYEPDPFEPVDSPVFIRNPVYGTRCSTVVTVDHLGRGRIAERRFNSSGLLEGESVLSFTWS, encoded by the coding sequence ATGTGCGTGCTGGCGTTGGCGTGGGGGATGCATCCCAATTGGGTGTTGGTCGCTGCGGGGAACCGTGACGAGCGGCATGCGCGGGCGACGGCGCCACTGTCGCGCTGGATGGCGCGCGGGCCTGTCATCGGGGGGCGCGATCTGGAGGCCGGGGGGACCTGGCTGGCGGTGAACGAGGCCGGGCGGCTGGCGGCGGTGACCAATGTGCGCGGGGAGGCGGCCTATCCGGGCAAGCTGTCGCGCGGGGCGCTGGTGACCGATATGCTGGCCGGGCATGAGCCGGAGGACCTGGACGCCTATAATCCGTTCAACCTGATCGCGGTGGATCGCGACGGGCCGCTCTATCTTTCGAACCGGCCCGATCCGGTGCGGCGGCCGTTGAGCCCGGGGATGCACGGACTGTCGAACGGGTTGTTCGATACGTTGTGGCCCAAGACGATCCGGGTGCAGATGGGGTTGCGCGCCTGGCTGGAGGCGGGGAGTTCGGCGCTGGAGCCGCTGTTCGCGGTACTGGCCGACGAGCGACCGGCGGGGGCGGCGGAGCGGTATGAGCCCGATCCGTTCGAGCCGGTGGATTCGCCGGTGTTCATCCGCAACCCGGTCTATGGGACGCGGTGCAGTACGGTGGTGACGGTGGACCATCTGGGGCGCGGTCGGATTGCGGAGCGGCGGTTCAATTCGAGCGGGCTGCTCGAGGGCGAGAGCGTGTTGAGTTTTACGTGGAGTTGA